A part of Onthophagus taurus isolate NC chromosome 7, IU_Otau_3.0, whole genome shotgun sequence genomic DNA contains:
- the LOC111424529 gene encoding inositol hexakisphosphate and diphosphoinositol-pentakisphosphate kinase isoform X9 — protein MEWPWLKYWWRLKKFMKSDTEDVCFCDDCYGDLECDSSDNSLGPPDMEETGKQVLVGVCAMAKKSQSKPMKEILTRLQEFEYIKVIVFPEEVILQKPVEEWPSCDCLISFHSKGFPLEKAVQYARLHNPYVINNLHMQYDIQDRRKVYSILESEGIEIPRYAVLDRDSPDPKHHELVESEDHVEVNGVVFNKPFVEKPVSAEDHNIYIYYPTSAGGGSQRLFRKIGSRSSVYSPESRVRKTGSFIYEDFMPTDGTDVKVYTVGPDYAHAEARKSPALDGKVERDRDGKEIRYPVILSNAEKLISRKVCLAFKQAVCGFDLLRANGKSFVCDVNGFSFVKNSNKYYDDCAKILGNMILRELAPTLHIPWSVPFQLDDPPIVPTTFGKMMELRCVVAVIRHGDRTPKQKMKVEVRHQKFFEIFEKYDGYKHGHVKLKRPKQLQEILDIARSLLAEIQQHEADPEIEEKQGKLEQLKSVLEMYGHFSGINRKVQMKYQPKGRPRGSSSDDDKPAEPSLVLILKWGGELTPAGRIQAEELGKIFRCMYPGGQGRHLAGEYAGAQGLGLLRLHSTFRHDLKIYASDEGRVQMTAAAFAKGLLALEGELTPILVQMVKSANTNGLLDNDCDSSKYQNMCKSRLHELMQLDREFSQEDKEKVNPGNSRSINDALEFVKNPVKCCKRVHDLIKSLMEIVRQKKEDPKTKDAVLYHAETWELMGRRWGKIEKDFFTKNKIYDISKIPDIYDCIKYDLQHNQHTLQFEQAEELYINAKYLADIVIPQEYGLTVQEKLTIGQGICTPLLKKIKADLQRNIEESEENVNRLNPVYSHGVSSPGRHVRTRLYFTSESHIHSLITVLRHGGLLDVKKDEQWRRAMEYISMVSELNYMSQIVIMLYEDPTKDPSSEERFHIELHFSPGVNCCVQKNLPPGPGFRPHSRNESVASKNNSSTNTSDTATPDDPKSHCSPRIEEEAESTPEEDNKSDFLRPLHSEPSTSASLISSDVLDHHNQYYKHKTSDPIPIGNSHTVCGHEAMHLAQRLHEELEHQTQRGGRAASPDPEPRSRSYDSKQNKGKEQLHQFQSLDAVNSQQEDDNSPNNDNDPITPTNVPTSPPIYIPRSELTMTRFKLTQLSPISGSFDHVGEHGVEDDSPFRGRSLKNSPLVSKHGSFDDDNDCSNLVVSSKGGNEKMNSTNELPLTELNLKLFTSEQSQYRGVKMSTNELPLSDIHFKRSFDIPDDTSLEVNWESENSEVGSTKENKEIEYHESRNDREFCDFHDLEFRPQHRSYSDPNILETEKMHKYYLIEKYNQFFDDEKQLLSVTEPPPIPFSSFDCIPHDLLPLTSSYYFARTPSTLLSFFSAPPKTTARSLSHPTTSRSLTGPSVSDSDSGGGGCSASGGGAAATATNAKRHRHSIAGQMSYFKMLGFGLGGGPAAFKKLAGGANQNSTLFSTAVITGSSSAPNLRDMIPSTASATGIEGFGGVPPIRPLETLHNALSLKQLDNFLEKMTTAPLYKTPSSTPPKYPSTPLPTPTNSIIAGCPGSGHPPLRLQSPSSSWSGPPSFISSSSGPSSPGISDIYSNSKESSEMSSSVISGDGLNVNSISHMFPTAPGLDQDLENVGILLENAQKDDGNEKGLEFVEYFTNIQVRQDESGDVTPVSGGSEIEFNTNDATAGSTADCDVTVTEEIESSLVLNEDEDFDLTKSVYSPTSSSTDVFSPILSSPQDNKILVITERRQSDSKYPLKPGSDKWAHSKEKFLANSNSQKLENLNYKSQGGMILVKESFIEPPKINRISRSFHGQTNSVFLDVGATSPRRASDSNNDLKKSPRRNSNIEKSNSGVKQLLTQKSLSENKNVRFVTTKVDEAEHAASVGIHSEGANNTK, from the exons ATGGAATGGCCTTGGTTAAAATATTGGTGGAGATTGAAGAAATTTATGAAATCCGATACGGAGGACGTGTGTTTTTGCGACGATTGTTAC gGTGATTTAGAATGCGATTCGAGCGACAACAGTTTAGGTCCTCCGGATATGGAGGAAACGGGAAAGCAAGTATTGGTCGGGGTATGCGCGATGGCGAAGAAATCCCAAAGCAAACCGATGAAAGAGATCTTGACGCGACTACAAGAATTTGAATACATAAAAGTGATCGTGTTTCCCGAAGAGGTGATTTTACAA AAGCCGGTTGAAGAATGGCCAAGTTGCGACTGCCTGATATCGTTCCATTCGAAAGGATTCCCATTGGAGAAAGCCGTCCAGTATGCGAGACTTCACAACCCCTACGTGATAAACAATTTACATATGCAGTACGATATACAGGATCGCAGAAAAGTTTATTCGATATTGGAATCTGAAGGCATCGAAATTCCTAGATATGCCGTTTTAGATCGTGACAGTCCAGATCCGAaac aTCATGAGTTGGTTGAATCTGAGGATCACGTTGAAGTGAATGGAGtcgtttttaataaaccatTTGTTGAAAAACCTGTTTCTGCTGAAGAtcataacatttatatttattacccAACTTCCGCTGGAGGTGGGAGTCAACGATTATTTAGAAag attGGCAGTAGAAGCAGTGTTTATTCGCCAGAGTCCAGAGTACGAAAAACAGgaagttttatttatgaagattttATGCCCACAGATGGTACAGATGTTAAA GTTTATACAGTAGGTCCGGATTATGCACACGCAGAAGCAAGAAAATCACCAGCACTTGATGGTAAAGTAGAAAGAGACCGAGACGGCAAAGAAATTCGATACCCTGTGATATTGAGTAACGCGGAAAAACTGATATCCCGGAAAGTATGCTTGGCGTTCAAACAAGCGGTATGCGGTTTCGATTTGTTGAG AGCGAACGGGAAGTCATTTGTTTGCGATGTGAATGGATTCAGTTTTGTGAAAAACTCCAACAAGTACTACGACGATTGTGCAAAAATCTTGGGAAATATGATTTTGAGGGAACTCGCCCCTACTTTACATATACCTTGGTCTGTTCCATTTCAACTTGACGATCCGCCTATTGTACCAACAACATTCGGAAAAATGATGGAGTTACGGTGCGTTGTTGCCGTTATTAGACATGGAGATCGAACacctaaacaaaaaatgaaagttGAAGTTAGACATCAAAA attctttgaaatttttgaaaaatacgaCGGTTATAAACACGGACATGTTAAACTGAAACGTCCGAAACAATTACAAGAAATTTTGGATATAGCAAGATCTTTATTAGCTGAAATACAACAGCACGAAGCGGATCCGGAAATTGAAGAGAAACAAGGAAAATTAGAACAATTAAAGAGCGTTTTGGAGAT gtatGGTCATTTTTCTGGTATTAACAGAAAAGTCCAAATGAAATATCAACCAAAAGGTCGTCCAAGGGGGTCAAGTTCGGACGATG ATAAACCAGCTGAACCTTCGCTAGTCCTAATATTAAAATGGGGTGGGGAGCTGACGCCAGCAGGTCGAATCCAAGCTGAAGAACTGGGGAAAATATTTCGTTGCATGTATCCAGGCGGGCAAGGTAGACATCTGGCTG gtGAATATGCGGGTGCTCAAGGTTTAGGACTTTTACGGTTACATTCCACATTTCGACATGACCTGAAAATCTATGCTTCTGACGAAGGTCGAGTTCAAATGACAGCAGCCGCTTTTGCCAAAGGACTACTTGCTTTGGAAGGAGAATTAACCCCAATTTTAGTCCAAATGGTTAAGAGTGCCAATACTAATGGATTATTGGATAATGACTGTGATAGTagtaaatatcaaaatat gTGTAAATCTCGTTTACACGAGTTAATGCAATTAGATAGAGAATTTTCCCAAGAAGATAAAGAAAAGGTAAACCCCGGAAATTCACGAAGTATAAACGACGCATtagaatttgtaaaaaatccGGTAAAATGTTGCAAACGCGTCCATGATTTAATAAAGTCCCTTATGGAAATCGTCCGTCAGAAAAAAGAAGACCCCAAGACGAAAGATGCTGTTCTTTATCACGCGGAAACCTGGGAATTAATGGGTCGCCGTTGGggtaaaatcgaaaaagatttttttacgaaaaacaAGATTTATGATATTAGCAAGATACCGGATATTTATGATTGCATCAAATACGATTTGCAACATAATCAGCATACATTGCAATTCGAACAAGCGGAAGAGTTGTATATAAATGCAAAATATTTAGCAGACATTGTTATTCCTCAAGAATATGGATTGACGGTCCAGGAGAAATTAACAATTGGTCAAGGAATCTGTACtcctttattaaaaaaaatcaaagcaGATTTACAACGAAATATCGAAGaatcagaagaaaatgttaatcgCTTGAATCCGGTTTATTCACATGGTGTTTCTAGCCCAGGAAGACATGTCAGGACAAGATTATACTTTACAAGTGAAAGTCATATCCATTCTTTAATTACAGTTTTAAGACATGGCGGCCTTTTAGAT gtTAAAAAGGATGAACAATGGCGAAGAGCCATGGAATACATATCAATGGTTTCAGAACTAAATTATATGTCCCAAATTGTTATAATGTTATATGAAGATCCAACGAAAGATCCTTCAAGCGAAGAACGTTTTCACATCGAATTACATTTTAGTCCTGGAGTTAATTGTTGTGTTCAGAAAAATTTACCACCCGGGCCTGGGTTTAGACCACattcaagaaatgaatcaGTTGCAAgcaaaaataat agCTCCACAAATACATCAGATACAGCAACACCTGACGATCCAAAAAGTCATTGTTCGCCAAGAATTGAAGAGGAAGCGGAGTCGACCCCGGAAGAAGATAACAAAAGTGATTTTCTTCGTCCTTTACATTCGGAACCATCAACTAGTGCGAGTTTGATCTCGTCAGACGTTTTGGATCATCACAATCAGTATTACAAGCATAAAACGAGTGATCCAATACCAATTGG taattcTCATACAGTTTGTGGTCATGAGGCGATGCATTTGGCGCAACGCCTCCATGAAGAACTCGAACATCAAACTCAAAGGGGCGGTAGAGCCGCAAGTCCGGATCCAGAACCTCGATCTAGGAGTTATGATAGTAAACAAAACAAAGGAAAAG AACAACTTCACCAGTTCCAAAGTTTGGATGCTGTGAACAGTCAACAAG AAGATGACAACTCCCCAAACAACGACAACGACCCCATAACACCAACAAACGTTCCTACATCACCACCGATTTACATCCCGCGGTCCGAATTGACAATGActcgatttaaattaactcaattGAGTCCAATTTCTGGTTCTTTTGATCACGTTGGTGAACACGGTGTTGAGGATGATAGCCCGTTTCGGGGGCgatcattaaaaaatagtcCATTAGTATCAAAACATGGTTCATTCGACGACGATAACGACTGTAGTAATTTAGTTGTAAGTTCTAAAGGtggaaatgaaaaaatgaatTCAACTAATGAGTTGCCATTAACTGAATTGAACTTGAAACTCTTTACTTCGGAACAAAGTCAATATCGTGGGGtcaaaatgagtacaaacgaGTTACCTTTATCTGATATTCATTTCAAAAGAAGTTTTGATATTCCTGATGATACATCGTTGGAAGTTAATTGGGAAAGTGAAAATTCAGAGGTTGGATCtactaaagaaaataaagaaattgaatacCATGAGAGTCGTAATGATAGGgaattttgtgattttcatgATTTGGAGTTTAGACCTCAACACCGTTCGTATTCAGATCCGAACATATTAGAAACGGAaaagatgcataaatattatttaattgagaaatataatcaattttttgacgaTGAAAAACAGTTATTGTCGGTTACGGAACCACCTCCGATACCTTTTAGTAGTTTCGATTGTATCCCTCATGACCTCCTCCCTTTAACTTCCTCGTATTATTTCGCGCGCACTCCCTCGACGCTCCTATCGTTCTTCTCCGCCCCGCCGAAGACGACCGCAAGGTCGCTCTCGCACCCGACCACCTCCCGAAGCTTAACCGGTCCGAGCGTGTCCGATTCAGATTCCGGCGGCGGTGGCTGTTCGGCGTCGGGCGGAGGAGCCGCAGCGACAGCGACCAACGCGAAACGCCACCGACACAGCATTGCCGGACAGATGAGCTATTTCAAGATGCTAGGGTTCGGATTGGGCGGGGGTCCCGCGGCTTTTAAGAAATTAGCAGGAGGTGCCAACCAGAATTCAACATTGTTTTCAACGGCTGTTATTACCGGTAGTTCCAGTGCACCAAATTTAAGGGATATGATTCCAAGTACAGCTAGTGCAACCG gtaTTGAAGGTTTTGGTGGTGTACCACCAATTCGTCCATTAGAAACCCTCCACAACGCTCTATCATTAAAACAACTCGataatttcttagaaaaaatgaCAACAGCGCCCTTATACAAAACACCGTCTTCAACACCGCCCAAATACCCTTCAACACCTTTGCCAACTCCGACAAATTCGATAATAGCCGGTTGTCCAGGTTCGGGACATCCACCTCTTCGTTTACAGTCACCATCAAGTA GTTGGAGTGGTCCTCCTAGTTTTATATCAAGCAGCAGTGGTCCTTCTTCGCCGGGAATTTCCGATATTTACTCAAATTCAAAGGAAAGCAGCGAGATGTCTTCTAGTGTGATCAGCGGCGATGG gcTCAACGTCAATAGTATCTCACATATGTTTCCAACTGCTCCTGGTTTAGATCaagatttagaaaatgttGGAATTTTACTTGAAAATGCACAAAAAGATGATGGAAACGAAAAAGGATTAGAGTTTGTTGAATATTTTACAAACATTCAAGTCCGACAAG atgaaAGTGGCGATGTAACACCAGTTTCGGGGGGTTCTGAAATAGAATTCAATACAAACGATGCAACAGCAGGTTCAACCGCAGATTGTGACGTAACTGTAACAGAAGAAATTGAATCATCCTTGGTATTAAACGAGGATGAAGATTTTGACTTAACAAAATCCGTTTATAGCCCAACATCGTCATCAACCGACGTTTTTTCGCCAATTCTTTCTAGTCCACAAGATAACAAAATCTTAGTGATTACAGAAAGACGCCAATCCGATAGTAAATATCCATTAAAACCTGGTTCTGATAAATGGGcacatagtaaagaaaaatttctAGCTAATTCAAATAGTCAAAAACTTGAAAATCTAAATTATAAAAGTCAAGGAGGTATGATTTTGGTAAAAGAATCTTTTATAGAACCGcctaaaattaatagaatATCAAGAAGTTTTCATGGTCAGACGAATTCGGTGTTTTTAGATGTTGGTGCGACATCGCCACGTCGAGCTAGTGATAGTAAtaatgatttgaaaaaatcaccGAGACGAAATAGTAACATTGAAAAATCGAATAGCGGTGTGAAACAACTTCTTACGCAAAAATCTTTGTCTGAAAACAAAAACGTTAGATTCGTAACTACTAAAGTTGACGAAGCAGAACATGCCGCAAGCGTCGGTATACACTCTGAAGGTGCAAACAACACAAAGTGA
- the LOC111424529 gene encoding inositol hexakisphosphate and diphosphoinositol-pentakisphosphate kinase 2 isoform X15, producing MEWPWLKYWWRLKKFMKSDTEDVCFCDDCYGDLECDSSDNSLGPPDMEETGKQVLVGVCAMAKKSQSKPMKEILTRLQEFEYIKVIVFPEEVILQKPVEEWPSCDCLISFHSKGFPLEKAVQYARLHNPYVINNLHMQYDIQDRRKVYSILESEGIEIPRYAVLDRDSPDPKHHELVESEDHVEVNGVVFNKPFVEKPVSAEDHNIYIYYPTSAGGGSQRLFRKIGSRSSVYSPESRVRKTGSFIYEDFMPTDGTDVKVYTVGPDYAHAEARKSPALDGKVERDRDGKEIRYPVILSNAEKLISRKVCLAFKQAVCGFDLLRANGKSFVCDVNGFSFVKNSNKYYDDCAKILGNMILRELAPTLHIPWSVPFQLDDPPIVPTTFGKMMELRCVVAVIRHGDRTPKQKMKVEVRHQKFFEIFEKYDGYKHGHVKLKRPKQLQEILDIARSLLAEIQQHEADPEIEEKQGKLEQLKSVLEMYGHFSGINRKVQMKYQPKGRPRGSSSDDGKASASSSSSVSVDKPAEPSLVLILKWGGELTPAGRIQAEELGKIFRCMYPGGQGRHLAGEYAGAQGLGLLRLHSTFRHDLKIYASDEGRVQMTAAAFAKGLLALEGELTPILVQMVKSANTNGLLDNDCDSSKYQNMCKSRLHELMQLDREFSQEDKEKVNPGNSRSINDALEFVKNPVKCCKRVHDLIKSLMEIVRQKKEDPKTKDAVLYHAETWELMGRRWGKIEKDFFTKNKIYDISKIPDIYDCIKYDLQHNQHTLQFEQAEELYINAKYLADIVIPQEYGLTVQEKLTIGQGICTPLLKKIKADLQRNIEESEENVNRLNPVYSHGVSSPGRHVRTRLYFTSESHIHSLITVLRHGGLLDVKKDEQWRRAMEYISMVSELNYMSQIVIMLYEDPTKDPSSEERFHIELHFSPGVNCCVQKNLPPGPGFRPHSRNESVASKNNSSTNTSDTATPDDPKSHCSPRIEEEAESTPEEDNKSDFLRPLHSEPSTSASLISSDVLDHHNQYYKHKTSDPIPIGNSHTVCGHEAMHLAQRLHEELEHQTQRGGRAASPDPEPRSRSYDSKQNKGKDSGGGGCSASGGGAAATATNAKRHRHSIAGQMSYFKMLGFGLGGGPAAFKKLAGGANQNSTLFSTAVITGSSSAPNLRDMIPSTASATGIEGFGGVPPIRPLETLHNALSLKQLDNFLEKMTTAPLYKTPSSTPPKYPSTPLPTPTNSIIAGCPGSGHPPLRLQSPSSSWSGPPSFISSSSGPSSPGISDIYSNSKESSEMSSSVISGDGLNVNSISHMFPTAPGLDQDLENVGILLENAQKDDGNEKGLEFVEYFTNIQVRQDESGDVTPVSGGSEIEFNTNDATAGSTADCDVTVTEEIESSLVLNEDEDFDLTKSVYSPTSSSTDVFSPILSSPQDNKILVITERRQSDSKYPLKPGSDKWAHSKEKFLANSNSQKLENLNYKSQGGMILVKESFIEPPKINRISRSFHGQTNSVFLDVGATSPRRASDSNNDLKKSPRRNSNIEKSNSGVKQLLTQKSLSENKNVRFVTTKVDEAEHAASVGIHSEGANNTK from the exons ATGGAATGGCCTTGGTTAAAATATTGGTGGAGATTGAAGAAATTTATGAAATCCGATACGGAGGACGTGTGTTTTTGCGACGATTGTTAC gGTGATTTAGAATGCGATTCGAGCGACAACAGTTTAGGTCCTCCGGATATGGAGGAAACGGGAAAGCAAGTATTGGTCGGGGTATGCGCGATGGCGAAGAAATCCCAAAGCAAACCGATGAAAGAGATCTTGACGCGACTACAAGAATTTGAATACATAAAAGTGATCGTGTTTCCCGAAGAGGTGATTTTACAA AAGCCGGTTGAAGAATGGCCAAGTTGCGACTGCCTGATATCGTTCCATTCGAAAGGATTCCCATTGGAGAAAGCCGTCCAGTATGCGAGACTTCACAACCCCTACGTGATAAACAATTTACATATGCAGTACGATATACAGGATCGCAGAAAAGTTTATTCGATATTGGAATCTGAAGGCATCGAAATTCCTAGATATGCCGTTTTAGATCGTGACAGTCCAGATCCGAaac aTCATGAGTTGGTTGAATCTGAGGATCACGTTGAAGTGAATGGAGtcgtttttaataaaccatTTGTTGAAAAACCTGTTTCTGCTGAAGAtcataacatttatatttattacccAACTTCCGCTGGAGGTGGGAGTCAACGATTATTTAGAAag attGGCAGTAGAAGCAGTGTTTATTCGCCAGAGTCCAGAGTACGAAAAACAGgaagttttatttatgaagattttATGCCCACAGATGGTACAGATGTTAAA GTTTATACAGTAGGTCCGGATTATGCACACGCAGAAGCAAGAAAATCACCAGCACTTGATGGTAAAGTAGAAAGAGACCGAGACGGCAAAGAAATTCGATACCCTGTGATATTGAGTAACGCGGAAAAACTGATATCCCGGAAAGTATGCTTGGCGTTCAAACAAGCGGTATGCGGTTTCGATTTGTTGAG AGCGAACGGGAAGTCATTTGTTTGCGATGTGAATGGATTCAGTTTTGTGAAAAACTCCAACAAGTACTACGACGATTGTGCAAAAATCTTGGGAAATATGATTTTGAGGGAACTCGCCCCTACTTTACATATACCTTGGTCTGTTCCATTTCAACTTGACGATCCGCCTATTGTACCAACAACATTCGGAAAAATGATGGAGTTACGGTGCGTTGTTGCCGTTATTAGACATGGAGATCGAACacctaaacaaaaaatgaaagttGAAGTTAGACATCAAAA attctttgaaatttttgaaaaatacgaCGGTTATAAACACGGACATGTTAAACTGAAACGTCCGAAACAATTACAAGAAATTTTGGATATAGCAAGATCTTTATTAGCTGAAATACAACAGCACGAAGCGGATCCGGAAATTGAAGAGAAACAAGGAAAATTAGAACAATTAAAGAGCGTTTTGGAGAT gtatGGTCATTTTTCTGGTATTAACAGAAAAGTCCAAATGAAATATCAACCAAAAGGTCGTCCAAGGGGGTCAAGTTCGGACGATGGTAAAGCTAGCGCTAGTAGCAGTAGCAGTGTGTCtg TAGATAAACCAGCTGAACCTTCGCTAGTCCTAATATTAAAATGGGGTGGGGAGCTGACGCCAGCAGGTCGAATCCAAGCTGAAGAACTGGGGAAAATATTTCGTTGCATGTATCCAGGCGGGCAAGGTAGACATCTGGCTG gtGAATATGCGGGTGCTCAAGGTTTAGGACTTTTACGGTTACATTCCACATTTCGACATGACCTGAAAATCTATGCTTCTGACGAAGGTCGAGTTCAAATGACAGCAGCCGCTTTTGCCAAAGGACTACTTGCTTTGGAAGGAGAATTAACCCCAATTTTAGTCCAAATGGTTAAGAGTGCCAATACTAATGGATTATTGGATAATGACTGTGATAGTagtaaatatcaaaatat gTGTAAATCTCGTTTACACGAGTTAATGCAATTAGATAGAGAATTTTCCCAAGAAGATAAAGAAAAGGTAAACCCCGGAAATTCACGAAGTATAAACGACGCATtagaatttgtaaaaaatccGGTAAAATGTTGCAAACGCGTCCATGATTTAATAAAGTCCCTTATGGAAATCGTCCGTCAGAAAAAAGAAGACCCCAAGACGAAAGATGCTGTTCTTTATCACGCGGAAACCTGGGAATTAATGGGTCGCCGTTGGggtaaaatcgaaaaagatttttttacgaaaaacaAGATTTATGATATTAGCAAGATACCGGATATTTATGATTGCATCAAATACGATTTGCAACATAATCAGCATACATTGCAATTCGAACAAGCGGAAGAGTTGTATATAAATGCAAAATATTTAGCAGACATTGTTATTCCTCAAGAATATGGATTGACGGTCCAGGAGAAATTAACAATTGGTCAAGGAATCTGTACtcctttattaaaaaaaatcaaagcaGATTTACAACGAAATATCGAAGaatcagaagaaaatgttaatcgCTTGAATCCGGTTTATTCACATGGTGTTTCTAGCCCAGGAAGACATGTCAGGACAAGATTATACTTTACAAGTGAAAGTCATATCCATTCTTTAATTACAGTTTTAAGACATGGCGGCCTTTTAGAT gtTAAAAAGGATGAACAATGGCGAAGAGCCATGGAATACATATCAATGGTTTCAGAACTAAATTATATGTCCCAAATTGTTATAATGTTATATGAAGATCCAACGAAAGATCCTTCAAGCGAAGAACGTTTTCACATCGAATTACATTTTAGTCCTGGAGTTAATTGTTGTGTTCAGAAAAATTTACCACCCGGGCCTGGGTTTAGACCACattcaagaaatgaatcaGTTGCAAgcaaaaataat agCTCCACAAATACATCAGATACAGCAACACCTGACGATCCAAAAAGTCATTGTTCGCCAAGAATTGAAGAGGAAGCGGAGTCGACCCCGGAAGAAGATAACAAAAGTGATTTTCTTCGTCCTTTACATTCGGAACCATCAACTAGTGCGAGTTTGATCTCGTCAGACGTTTTGGATCATCACAATCAGTATTACAAGCATAAAACGAGTGATCCAATACCAATTGG taattcTCATACAGTTTGTGGTCATGAGGCGATGCATTTGGCGCAACGCCTCCATGAAGAACTCGAACATCAAACTCAAAGGGGCGGTAGAGCCGCAAGTCCGGATCCAGAACCTCGATCTAGGAGTTATGATAGTAAACAAAACAAAGGAAAAG ATTCCGGCGGCGGTGGCTGTTCGGCGTCGGGCGGAGGAGCCGCAGCGACAGCGACCAACGCGAAACGCCACCGACACAGCATTGCCGGACAGATGAGCTATTTCAAGATGCTAGGGTTCGGATTGGGCGGGGGTCCCGCGGCTTTTAAGAAATTAGCAGGAGGTGCCAACCAGAATTCAACATTGTTTTCAACGGCTGTTATTACCGGTAGTTCCAGTGCACCAAATTTAAGGGATATGATTCCAAGTACAGCTAGTGCAACCG gtaTTGAAGGTTTTGGTGGTGTACCACCAATTCGTCCATTAGAAACCCTCCACAACGCTCTATCATTAAAACAACTCGataatttcttagaaaaaatgaCAACAGCGCCCTTATACAAAACACCGTCTTCAACACCGCCCAAATACCCTTCAACACCTTTGCCAACTCCGACAAATTCGATAATAGCCGGTTGTCCAGGTTCGGGACATCCACCTCTTCGTTTACAGTCACCATCAAGTA GTTGGAGTGGTCCTCCTAGTTTTATATCAAGCAGCAGTGGTCCTTCTTCGCCGGGAATTTCCGATATTTACTCAAATTCAAAGGAAAGCAGCGAGATGTCTTCTAGTGTGATCAGCGGCGATGG gcTCAACGTCAATAGTATCTCACATATGTTTCCAACTGCTCCTGGTTTAGATCaagatttagaaaatgttGGAATTTTACTTGAAAATGCACAAAAAGATGATGGAAACGAAAAAGGATTAGAGTTTGTTGAATATTTTACAAACATTCAAGTCCGACAAG atgaaAGTGGCGATGTAACACCAGTTTCGGGGGGTTCTGAAATAGAATTCAATACAAACGATGCAACAGCAGGTTCAACCGCAGATTGTGACGTAACTGTAACAGAAGAAATTGAATCATCCTTGGTATTAAACGAGGATGAAGATTTTGACTTAACAAAATCCGTTTATAGCCCAACATCGTCATCAACCGACGTTTTTTCGCCAATTCTTTCTAGTCCACAAGATAACAAAATCTTAGTGATTACAGAAAGACGCCAATCCGATAGTAAATATCCATTAAAACCTGGTTCTGATAAATGGGcacatagtaaagaaaaatttctAGCTAATTCAAATAGTCAAAAACTTGAAAATCTAAATTATAAAAGTCAAGGAGGTATGATTTTGGTAAAAGAATCTTTTATAGAACCGcctaaaattaatagaatATCAAGAAGTTTTCATGGTCAGACGAATTCGGTGTTTTTAGATGTTGGTGCGACATCGCCACGTCGAGCTAGTGATAGTAAtaatgatttgaaaaaatcaccGAGACGAAATAGTAACATTGAAAAATCGAATAGCGGTGTGAAACAACTTCTTACGCAAAAATCTTTGTCTGAAAACAAAAACGTTAGATTCGTAACTACTAAAGTTGACGAAGCAGAACATGCCGCAAGCGTCGGTATACACTCTGAAGGTGCAAACAACACAAAGTGA